One genomic region from Evansella sp. LMS18 encodes:
- a CDS encoding endospore germination permease, producing MNHGISSTQMYLMVVNFTVGSSLLMAAGLTLPLADRNAWLAMGTALTAGILLNLIMLYLLKKYNFSSVYVIFDHVAGKWGGLIISIIFIFSALYLCSLIIMNLTFFLTLVAIPEMPGHVFQIMSLILVIYSASKGLQNLGRVSEASTPFILVIIFLTFIFILNKFNLDLLRPVLNEGIIPVFQASYSVIGFPFIELILLYALFPYVTRKKRLIPIFLSGMILAGFTLIIAIIFTIGVEGSVIAGRQPYATYSMARHIEIGELFQRVEAAIGIVWILSLIIKILIAFMVALFGLQHISRKTSYTSFILPASIIIWAMSNHLHTDIVDFAEFVAVNWTFYWMTIYIIVLMVLVSGVIFKKHHEL from the coding sequence ATGAATCACGGTATCAGCAGCACACAGATGTATCTGATGGTAGTTAATTTTACTGTTGGCAGTTCTTTACTTATGGCTGCAGGTCTGACTCTGCCTCTTGCTGACCGGAATGCATGGTTAGCTATGGGTACAGCGTTAACAGCTGGTATTCTTCTGAACCTAATTATGCTTTACCTCTTAAAAAAATATAATTTTTCTTCTGTTTATGTAATTTTTGACCATGTAGCTGGAAAATGGGGCGGCTTAATAATAAGTATAATTTTTATATTTTCTGCTCTCTATTTATGCTCCCTTATAATAATGAACTTAACTTTTTTTCTAACTCTGGTCGCTATCCCTGAAATGCCCGGGCATGTATTCCAAATAATGAGCTTAATTCTTGTTATTTACTCTGCGAGTAAAGGCCTGCAAAACTTAGGTCGGGTTAGTGAAGCCAGTACACCATTCATCTTAGTCATCATTTTTTTAACTTTTATATTCATATTAAATAAATTTAATTTAGATCTACTTCGTCCTGTTCTGAATGAAGGGATTATTCCTGTATTTCAGGCTTCCTATAGTGTTATTGGTTTCCCATTTATCGAACTAATCTTGCTATATGCGCTTTTTCCTTATGTAACCCGGAAAAAAAGGCTGATTCCTATTTTTTTATCAGGGATGATACTCGCAGGATTCACGTTGATAATAGCTATAATATTTACAATAGGCGTAGAAGGCTCAGTTATTGCCGGCAGACAGCCCTATGCTACATATTCTATGGCCAGGCATATTGAAATAGGTGAGTTATTTCAGCGAGTCGAGGCTGCAATTGGAATAGTATGGATACTATCTTTAATTATAAAAATTTTAATAGCCTTTATGGTTGCTTTGTTTGGCCTGCAGCATATTAGCAGGAAAACATCCTATACTTCATTCATCCTCCCAGCCTCCATAATAATCTGGGCTATGAGCAATCATTTACATACTGATATAGTAGACTTTGCAGAATTTGTAGCTGTAAACTGGACCTTTTACTGGATGACAATTTACATAATAGTATTGATGGTTTTAGTTAGCGGGGTAATTTTCAAAAAACATCATGAATTATAA